A part of Ursus arctos isolate Adak ecotype North America chromosome X, UrsArc2.0, whole genome shotgun sequence genomic DNA contains:
- the LOC113240790 gene encoding interleukin-3 receptor subunit alpha isoform X1: MALLWLAVCLTSSVSGLLQTEEDPDSPIKNLRMEPGEKRLTWDLHGNVSEIMCFINSKFITKAINNNRYCQFQVLSSCEVKNFTVSLTKGPPFLMGIQYPLQEGNPGASAQRLDCWVHDMDFLTCSWEVGREAPSDIQYRLYRQHLWTRREQECPHYERDNRGKHVRCHFNDVPRLEKQLQILVRGTSQRATIPCSDRTVELSEIEKLNPPNITGTCNKSYSMMEWKVSSHFNRRYEYELQIQKGSDPAYTEKLQENFFALYNPGNYMARLKVKGFFRNTWSEWSAPQHFVCDVGEDVQRRDWLLSALGVLATLLVLGLAVVLCGRYSVLQKLFPPIPHMKDPTIDNLQSSKLAAKAWSPSDPRAQDWPGPCSFQGDGGVPSLASLQLCLAPSSPAGGLGGQQSKPGGLPGGGSAGFGRNMTQDQTAFSAWPGACTAWLPLDQRMIVWGFAEGEGHPVPTPWSCHDKEQLCGLIL; the protein is encoded by the exons ATGGCCTTGCTGTGGCTCGCGGTGTGTCTGACGTCGTCTGTCTCGGGTCTGCTGCAAACGGAGGAAG ATCCCGATTCCCCGATTAAGAACCTAAGGATGGAGCCGGGAGAAAAGAGATTGACTTGGGACCTCCATggaaatgtttctgaaattatGTGTTTCATAAATTCAAAATTTATCACTAAG gcCATCAACAACAACCGTTACTGCCAGTTCCAAGTGCTTTCCTCATGTGAAGTGAAAAACTTCACCGTCTCCTTGACCAAAGGCCCACCGTTCTTGATGGGGATTCAGTATCCTCTGCAAG AAGGAAACCCTGGGGCATCTGCACAACGTCTGGACTGCTGGGTGCACGACATGGACTTCCTGACGTGCagctgggaggtgggcagggaggcccCCAGTGACATCCAGTATCGCCTGTACAGGCAGCACCTGTG GACCCGCAGGGAGCAGGAGTGTCCGCATTATGAAAGGGACAATCGGGGGAAACACGTCCGGTGTCATTTCAATGACGTCCCCAGATTGGAGAAACAGCTCCAGATTCTGGTGAGAGGCACCAGCCAACGTGCCACGATCCCCTGCTCGGACCGTACTGTCGAATTATCAGAAATTG AGAAATTAAATCCACCCAATATCACTGGCACGTGTAATAAGTCATATTCGATGATGGAATGGAAAGTGTCAAGTCACTTCAATCGCAGATATGAGTATGAACTTCAAATACAAAAG GGCAGCGATCCCGCCTACACAGAGAAG CTCCAGGAAAACTTCTTCGCGCTTTACAATCCCGGAAACTACATGGCGAGACTAAAGGTGAAAGGTTTCTTCCGCAACACCTGGAGCGAATGGAGTGCCCCCCAACACTTTG TGTGCGACGTCGGGGAGGACGTGCAGCGCCGGGACTGGCTGTTGTCTGCGCTGGGCGTGCTGGCCACGCTGCTGGTCCTGGGGCTGGCGGTCGTGCTGTGCGGAAG GTACTCGGTTTTGCAGAAActcttccctcccatccctcACATGAAAGACCCCACCATTGACAATCTTCAGAGCAGCAAGTTG GCAGCCAAGGCCTGGAGCCCCAGCGACCCGCGTGCCCAGGACTGGCCAGGCCCCTGCAGCTTTCAGGGTGATGGAGGGGTACCCTCGTTGGCGAGTCTGCAGCTCTGCCTGGCCCCGTCGTCCCCCGCAGGTGGCCTGGGAGGCCAGCAGAGCAAGCCGGGAGGACTGCCCGGTGGCGGAAGTGCAGGTTTTGGGAGAAACATGACGCAGGACCAGACCGCCTTCTCGGCATGGCCAGGTGCCTGCACAGCCTGGTTGCCCTTGGACCAACGGATGATTGTATGGGGGTttgcggagggagagggacacccCGTGCCCACTCCGTGGAGCTGCCACGATAAAGAACAGCTGTGTGGgctcattttgtaa
- the LOC113240790 gene encoding interleukin-3 receptor subunit alpha isoform X2, with translation MALLWLAVCLTSSVSGLLQTEEDPDSPIKNLRMEPGEKRLTWDLHGNVSEIMCFINSKFITKAINNNRYCQFQVLSSCEVKNFTVSLTKGPPFLMGIQYPLQEGNPGASAQRLDCWVHDMDFLTCSWEVGREAPSDIQYRLYRQHLWTRREQECPHYERDNRGKHVRCHFNDVPRLEKQLQILVRGTSQRATIPCSDRTVELSEIEKLNPPNITGTCNKSYSMMEWKVSSHFNRRYEYELQIQKGSDPAYTEKLQENFFALYNPGNYMARLKVKGFFRNTWSEWSAPQHFVCDVGEDVQRRDWLLSALGVLATLLVLGLAVVLCGRYSVLQKLFPPIPHMKDPTIDNLQSSKLVAWEASRASREDCPVAEVQVLGET, from the exons ATGGCCTTGCTGTGGCTCGCGGTGTGTCTGACGTCGTCTGTCTCGGGTCTGCTGCAAACGGAGGAAG ATCCCGATTCCCCGATTAAGAACCTAAGGATGGAGCCGGGAGAAAAGAGATTGACTTGGGACCTCCATggaaatgtttctgaaattatGTGTTTCATAAATTCAAAATTTATCACTAAG gcCATCAACAACAACCGTTACTGCCAGTTCCAAGTGCTTTCCTCATGTGAAGTGAAAAACTTCACCGTCTCCTTGACCAAAGGCCCACCGTTCTTGATGGGGATTCAGTATCCTCTGCAAG AAGGAAACCCTGGGGCATCTGCACAACGTCTGGACTGCTGGGTGCACGACATGGACTTCCTGACGTGCagctgggaggtgggcagggaggcccCCAGTGACATCCAGTATCGCCTGTACAGGCAGCACCTGTG GACCCGCAGGGAGCAGGAGTGTCCGCATTATGAAAGGGACAATCGGGGGAAACACGTCCGGTGTCATTTCAATGACGTCCCCAGATTGGAGAAACAGCTCCAGATTCTGGTGAGAGGCACCAGCCAACGTGCCACGATCCCCTGCTCGGACCGTACTGTCGAATTATCAGAAATTG AGAAATTAAATCCACCCAATATCACTGGCACGTGTAATAAGTCATATTCGATGATGGAATGGAAAGTGTCAAGTCACTTCAATCGCAGATATGAGTATGAACTTCAAATACAAAAG GGCAGCGATCCCGCCTACACAGAGAAG CTCCAGGAAAACTTCTTCGCGCTTTACAATCCCGGAAACTACATGGCGAGACTAAAGGTGAAAGGTTTCTTCCGCAACACCTGGAGCGAATGGAGTGCCCCCCAACACTTTG TGTGCGACGTCGGGGAGGACGTGCAGCGCCGGGACTGGCTGTTGTCTGCGCTGGGCGTGCTGGCCACGCTGCTGGTCCTGGGGCTGGCGGTCGTGCTGTGCGGAAG GTACTCGGTTTTGCAGAAActcttccctcccatccctcACATGAAAGACCCCACCATTGACAATCTTCAGAGCAGCAAGTTG GTGGCCTGGGAGGCCAGCAGAGCAAGCCGGGAGGACTGCCCGGTGGCGGAAGTGCAGGTTTTGGGAGAAACATGA